Sequence from the Neptunomonas japonica JAMM 1380 genome:
ATTATTGCATGGTCAACAGCGTTAGTTTTTTTGTAGCCAGTCAGCAAGGGCTGCTCTTTCTTTGTCCGTCATACCTGTCTTATTCATAAATGGCATATCTTTGGAGATAACGACGCGAGCATGAATGCGAGGAAGCCAGTTCATTATCTGTTTTTTTGTATCATAAATGACGCCTGCCGGAGCTGTTGAAAATAGCTCATCAGTCGGGGTAGCACTGTGACAGCTGTTACAGCGTTGCTGAATCAAGCTAATCGCGGCGCTATCAGACAGTGTTTTGCTGGAAGCACCCAGGCTTACAGGTTTAGGCGCTATGATCCAAGCCAGTGCCATAAACGCTAGCAATGCCGAAACTAAAATAAGTGGCTTAACAATGCCTTTATGTCGTAAATTAAAGAAATGACGTGCCCACGCTGCAATTAACATTATTGCCCCCAAAACTAGCCAGCCGTATTCGTGGCCATATGTCATTGGGTAGTGGCTGCTTAGCATAATAAATAGCACGGGTAAGGTTGCGTAGTTATTATGCGTTGAGCGTAATTTAGCGTTAACTCCGTATTTTGGATCAGGCGCCTCACCTTTTTTAACGGCTGCTACTAGTGCGCGTTGTGCGGGCATAATGCCGACAAGTACATTTGCCGCCATACAGGTACCAATGATCGCACCTATGTGAATATAAGCACCTCTATCACTCAAGACCAAGCTTAGAGCAAAGGCAATCAGGGTCAGTAAAACCAACATAACCAGGCCAAATATCAAGCCATGATTAACTATTGGTGACTTACATGCTAAATCATAAATAATGACTCCGCCAAGAATGCTACCCAAACCGATAGTAATAGCACTGAGCTGAGATATGTCTGCTTTACTTGTATCTATTAGGTAGGCATCAGCACCGACATAATAGATTAAGCTGAGTAATAAAAACCCCGTTATCCAGGTACTGTATGCTTCCCATTTGAACCAATGCAGAGTCTCTGGCATCTGCTCAGGTGCGAGTCGGTACTTGGCTACTTCGTAAAAACCACCTCCGTGTATTGCCCAGAGATCACCAGAAATACCTTTGTCTTTTTTCCATTGAGGAGGGTTTTGTAGTGTGTTATCCAACCAGATGAAATAGAAAGAGGCGCCAATCCAAGCAATGGCGGTGACTACGTGCAAGAAACGTAGTATCAAGCTGATCCAATCTATTAGGTAAGGATCCATATTTCATGCCTCTTATTACGTCACTAACATGATAAAATGCAAAGACTTGGTGCATTACAGAATGAGAAAGTATCTGTTTATCAAAGGTAACGAATATTTAATAGTTTGTTTTTGAATGATTTTTTATTTCTTGTGAAGCTTATTTAGCTCCCATCTGAAATAATCTTTGTATTTAAGTTATTCAAAAACTTGTCTTGTTAGTCAGGTTTTGTATTAATTCTGCCATTGTGCGTTAAAAATAAGAATCTATTTTTGAGCGGTTGGCTGGTTTTTTGCATTTCTAGAGAAACTAATTTTACGTTAGTACTATGCAGTACATGATGCAAAAAATGCTTAACGGTGAGAAGAGGACACACATGAACACTCCTACGGCAAGTTTTCAGCCTGATCGCCCCAAACGGCTTATTATGCATGGTATTACCAAGCAGTATCCTGGTTGCTTAGCAAACGATAGCATTGATATTGATATCGGTGTAGGAGAGATACATGCCTTGCTGGGTGAGAACGGCGCAGGTAAAAGTACCTTGATGAAAATTATTTACGGTGTCGTTAAACCCGATGCTGGAGAGATCACTTGGGAAGGTGACAAGATCCGCATTAAAGACCCCGCACATGCCAGGAAATTAGGCGTAGGTATGGTGTTTCAGCACTTTTCTTTGTTTGAAACGCTTACTGTTACCGAAAATATCGCTTTAGCACTGGGGGATGAGGCTAAGGATATGAAAGCCTTGGCTGAAAAAATACGCACGGTATCGGCACATTATGGAATGGCGCTTAATCCTGAGCGCTATGTAAATTCATTATCGGTAGGAGAAAGGCAACGCGTTGAGATCGTACGTTGTCTTGTACAAGATATTCGTTTGCTCATCTTAGATGAACCCACATCAGTGTTAACACCTCAAGAGGTCGATACGCTTTTTGTTACGTTACGTCGTTTAGCTGAAGAAGGCTGCAGTATCTTATTTATTAGCCATAAATTAAACGAAGTTAAGGCTTTATGTCATCGTGCTACTGTATTGCGCGCAGGACGTGTATCAGGTGCTTGTCTTCCTTCTGAGGAAGATGCATCTAGTATGGCACGGATGATGGTAGGCGATGAAACCCCTATCAATATGGATTACGACAAGGTTCAGGGGGAGGATATATTTTTACAAATTCGCGGTTTGAGCCGTATCAGTGAAGACCCTTTCGGTGTTGATTTAAAAAATATTAATTTGGATGTTCATGCCGGTGAAATTGTTGGTATTGCCGGTGTTGCGGGTAATGGTCAAGAAGAGTTATTAGCAGCACTTAGTGGCGAAGACATTATTAAAAACCATGATGCTATTCATTTTCCCTGTGGCCCGGTTGGAAATTTATCCCCAGACAAACGCCGCGGCAAAGGACTCGCTTTTGTGCCTGAAGAACGCTTGGGGCGCGG
This genomic interval carries:
- a CDS encoding urate hydroxylase PuuD — protein: MDPYLIDWISLILRFLHVVTAIAWIGASFYFIWLDNTLQNPPQWKKDKGISGDLWAIHGGGFYEVAKYRLAPEQMPETLHWFKWEAYSTWITGFLLLSLIYYVGADAYLIDTSKADISQLSAITIGLGSILGGVIIYDLACKSPIVNHGLIFGLVMLVLLTLIAFALSLVLSDRGAYIHIGAIIGTCMAANVLVGIMPAQRALVAAVKKGEAPDPKYGVNAKLRSTHNNYATLPVLFIMLSSHYPMTYGHEYGWLVLGAIMLIAAWARHFFNLRHKGIVKPLILVSALLAFMALAWIIAPKPVSLGASSKTLSDSAAISLIQQRCNSCHSATPTDELFSTAPAGVIYDTKKQIMNWLPRIHARVVISKDMPFMNKTGMTDKERAALADWLQKN
- a CDS encoding ABC transporter ATP-binding protein encodes the protein MNTPTASFQPDRPKRLIMHGITKQYPGCLANDSIDIDIGVGEIHALLGENGAGKSTLMKIIYGVVKPDAGEITWEGDKIRIKDPAHARKLGVGMVFQHFSLFETLTVTENIALALGDEAKDMKALAEKIRTVSAHYGMALNPERYVNSLSVGERQRVEIVRCLVQDIRLLILDEPTSVLTPQEVDTLFVTLRRLAEEGCSILFISHKLNEVKALCHRATVLRAGRVSGACLPSEEDASSMARMMVGDETPINMDYDKVQGEDIFLQIRGLSRISEDPFGVDLKNINLDVHAGEIVGIAGVAGNGQEELLAALSGEDIIKNHDAIHFPCGPVGNLSPDKRRGKGLAFVPEERLGRGAVPDMSLKDNALLTGFLTGLIKNGMIDHESTESFAKKIIKKFKVKTPNSGTHAKSLSGGNLQKFIIGREIMQNPRLLIAAHPTWGVDIGAATAIHQALIELRDNGAAILIVSEDIDELFQISDRLCAVCDGALSPIKAAPDTTVEEVGRWMAGIFDADVCDAQALETQSVSAQATAGAVQTH